Proteins encoded together in one Shewanella oneidensis MR-1 window:
- a CDS encoding efflux RND transporter permease subunit yields the protein MIKAFVENGRLVSLVIALLLVAGFGAMSSLPRTEDPHITNRFASVITPYPGASAERVEALVTEVLENQLRRLEEIKLIQSTSRPGISVIQLELKDTVTDTDPVWSRARDLLADARNSLPDDIQTPTLDDQVGYAYTAILSLVWNDSSQPRVDMLNRYAKELQSRLRLLAGTDFVKLYGAPEEEILVQLDGYKMSQLQLTPGTIANILRSADSKIAAGEINNNHFRALVEVSGELDSQSRIRQVPLKVDSDGQIIRLGDIATISRQPKSPADSIGLVDGEQGVFVAARMLNNTRVDIWQGQVKQLVDEFNIDLPANIKVEWLLEQNSYTSERLGGLVINLIQGFVIILSVLLLTLGLRNAVIVAISLPLTALFTLACMKYIGLPIHQMSVTGLVVALGIMVDNAIVIVDAIAQRRQQGMSRLNAVTEALHHLWLPLAGSTITTILAFAPIVLMPGATGEFVGGIAMAVMFALFGSYLISHTLIAGLAGRFSLEGKNPIWYQHGINLPLVSGYFQASLRFALNRPRLSAILIGTIPLLGFYASGKMTEQFFPPSDRDMFQIELYLAPHVSLENTLSQVYLMDKQLHQIEGITQVDWVVGGNTPSFYYNLTQRQQGATNYAQAMIKTIDFERANALIPVLQQRFDKAFPEAQVLVRKLEQGPPFNAPVELMIFGPDLETLRTLGDEIRHILAATPDVIHTRATLSAGSPKVLLQVNEDASLISGLSLTNIARQVQMSTTGVIGGSVLEQTESLPIRVRLGENSREQASRLSEIQLMTPSGTAVPLSALSHNEVQVSRGAIPRRNGQRVNTIEAYIVSGVLPAQVLNDVKDKVAAIKLPAGYRIEIGGESAKRNEAIGNLLSNIILVVTLLLATVVLSFNSFRLTAIILLSALQSAGLGLLAVFVFGYPFGFPVIIALLGLMGLAINAAIVILAELEELPAARMGDKAVIVSTVSSCGRHISSTTITTVGGFIPLIIAGGGFWPPFAIAIAGGTLLTTLLSLVWVPTMYLLLMTKRHSTQAATLSPQMAS from the coding sequence ATGATTAAAGCCTTTGTCGAAAATGGCCGCCTAGTCAGCCTAGTGATCGCCTTGCTTTTAGTTGCCGGATTTGGGGCTATGTCCAGCTTGCCACGCACAGAAGATCCGCATATCACCAACCGCTTTGCCTCGGTGATAACCCCGTATCCAGGCGCATCCGCCGAGCGGGTAGAGGCATTAGTCACTGAAGTATTAGAAAACCAGTTACGCCGCCTTGAGGAAATAAAGCTGATTCAATCGACCTCAAGACCCGGTATTTCTGTGATTCAATTAGAACTCAAAGACACGGTAACAGATACCGATCCTGTGTGGTCTAGGGCGCGGGATCTGCTTGCTGACGCGAGAAACAGCCTACCCGATGATATACAAACACCCACCTTAGATGACCAAGTAGGCTACGCCTACACCGCCATTTTAAGTCTAGTGTGGAACGATAGCAGTCAACCTCGGGTTGATATGCTTAATCGCTACGCCAAAGAATTACAAAGCAGACTCAGACTCTTAGCCGGGACGGACTTCGTCAAACTCTATGGCGCGCCTGAAGAAGAAATTCTCGTGCAACTTGATGGTTATAAGATGAGTCAGTTGCAGCTGACTCCGGGGACTATCGCCAACATTCTGCGCAGCGCTGACAGCAAAATTGCGGCGGGTGAGATTAATAACAATCATTTTCGTGCATTAGTCGAAGTATCTGGTGAACTCGATTCCCAAAGCCGTATTCGCCAAGTGCCACTTAAAGTGGATAGCGATGGGCAGATCATTCGCTTGGGCGATATTGCGACAATCAGCCGTCAACCTAAAAGCCCTGCAGACAGTATCGGCCTCGTCGATGGCGAGCAAGGTGTTTTTGTCGCGGCACGTATGCTCAACAATACTCGCGTCGATATCTGGCAGGGACAAGTCAAGCAGTTGGTCGATGAATTCAATATCGATCTACCCGCAAATATCAAAGTGGAATGGTTATTAGAGCAAAATAGTTACACCAGTGAACGGCTTGGTGGACTCGTTATCAACCTCATACAAGGGTTTGTGATTATTCTCAGCGTGTTACTGCTGACCCTAGGGCTGAGAAATGCCGTCATTGTTGCCATATCCCTCCCCTTAACCGCCCTGTTTACCTTAGCCTGCATGAAATACATCGGCTTACCCATTCATCAAATGTCAGTCACCGGTTTAGTGGTAGCCCTTGGGATCATGGTGGACAATGCCATTGTGATTGTCGATGCCATCGCCCAGCGCCGCCAACAGGGCATGAGTCGCCTAAACGCAGTGACTGAGGCCTTACATCACCTATGGTTACCCTTAGCCGGCTCAACGATTACCACCATTTTAGCCTTTGCTCCCATCGTACTAATGCCGGGCGCAACAGGAGAGTTTGTCGGTGGCATTGCGATGGCGGTAATGTTTGCACTGTTTGGTTCCTATTTAATTTCCCATACTTTGATTGCGGGACTCGCGGGACGTTTTAGCCTTGAAGGTAAAAATCCTATTTGGTATCAGCATGGGATCAATTTGCCTTTAGTAAGTGGTTACTTTCAAGCAAGCCTAAGGTTTGCCTTAAACCGCCCACGGCTCAGCGCCATATTAATCGGCACCATTCCGCTGTTAGGTTTTTATGCATCAGGGAAAATGACCGAACAATTCTTCCCACCATCGGATCGGGATATGTTCCAAATTGAGCTATATCTCGCGCCCCACGTCAGTCTAGAAAATACGCTAAGCCAAGTGTATTTGATGGATAAGCAATTGCATCAAATCGAAGGCATTACCCAAGTCGATTGGGTTGTCGGGGGAAATACGCCTTCGTTTTATTACAATTTAACCCAGCGCCAACAAGGCGCTACCAACTATGCACAGGCAATGATAAAAACCATCGATTTTGAGCGTGCCAACGCGCTTATACCTGTACTGCAACAACGTTTCGATAAAGCCTTTCCTGAAGCTCAGGTGCTGGTGCGCAAATTAGAGCAAGGCCCCCCCTTTAATGCACCAGTCGAGTTGATGATATTCGGCCCTGATCTGGAAACATTACGTACACTCGGTGATGAAATCCGTCATATTTTGGCCGCGACACCCGATGTGATCCACACCCGCGCAACCTTAAGTGCAGGGTCACCAAAGGTATTGCTGCAGGTGAATGAAGATGCGAGTTTAATCAGCGGACTAAGCCTGACGAATATCGCCAGACAAGTCCAAATGTCAACGACCGGAGTGATAGGTGGCAGCGTGTTAGAACAAACCGAGTCATTACCTATACGCGTGCGTTTAGGCGAGAATAGCCGTGAGCAAGCGAGCCGCTTATCGGAAATTCAACTGATGACACCTTCTGGCACCGCCGTCCCGTTATCTGCACTTTCACATAATGAGGTACAGGTAAGCCGTGGGGCGATACCAAGACGCAATGGCCAACGGGTCAATACCATCGAAGCCTATATCGTCAGTGGTGTATTACCCGCCCAAGTCTTAAATGATGTTAAAGATAAAGTGGCCGCAATCAAACTGCCGGCAGGCTATCGGATTGAAATTGGCGGAGAAAGCGCTAAACGCAATGAAGCGATAGGTAACCTACTGTCAAATATCATTTTAGTGGTCACCTTATTACTAGCAACCGTGGTGTTATCCTTTAATTCCTTTAGGCTCACGGCCATTATTTTACTCAGCGCATTACAGTCGGCAGGACTGGGGCTACTTGCAGTATTTGTGTTTGGTTATCCCTTTGGCTTCCCCGTGATCATTGCGCTGCTAGGTTTAATGGGCCTGGCAATCAACGCTGCCATTGTGATCTTAGCTGAGCTTGAAGAGTTACCAGCGGCAAGAATGGGCGATAAGGCGGTCATTGTTAGCACAGTGAGCAGTTGCGGCCGTCATATCAGCTCAACCACGATCACCACTGTAGGAGGTTTTATTCCGCTTATTATTGCAGGCGGTGGCTTCTGGCCACCCTTTGCGATCGCTATCGCGGGCGGCACCTTGCTGACAACGCTGTTATCACTCGTTTGGGTGCCCACCATGTATCTACTACTGATGACAAAGCGCCATTCGACACAAGCAGCGACCTTGTCGCCTCAAATGGCATCATGA
- a CDS encoding YdcH family protein: MLGENHALIYEFPDFADHIRHLKKNNTIFATMAQRYHELDHKIRALELTKVPTDDEHFVALKLERLHLKDKLYQYLVHDAI; encoded by the coding sequence ATGCTTGGCGAAAATCATGCGTTAATTTATGAGTTTCCAGATTTTGCTGACCACATTCGTCATCTTAAAAAAAATAATACGATCTTTGCGACTATGGCGCAGCGCTACCATGAATTAGACCACAAAATCCGCGCGTTAGAGTTAACCAAAGTGCCCACTGATGATGAGCACTTTGTGGCCTTAAAATTAGAGCGGCTCCACCTTAAAGATAAGTTGTATCAATATTTGGTTCATGATGCCATTTGA
- a CDS encoding methyl-accepting chemotaxis protein has protein sequence MNYKNWPIAKQIGTLAFVLTLIVFCILGTLSYKSASNVLEDKGISAMKAEMHAVSDMLELQYDSLLQLARRNADVFKGMYPGQFSLLDKKVDILGVNTPALMHETEQLNASKSKVDRFANLTGGTATVFALAGDDFVRIATSVKKADGSRALGTFLGKNHPGYPTLMKGEIYEGYAKLFGKDYMTVYRPIKDMQGQVIGILFIGFEITQSLKQLQEAVNKITLEESGHFLLMRKADNVLVAHPKFNTGEPVTESMLDGLTLSQATQNQAEWRYANSKNQPMFAYSQNVNGWNWMLIGQVNANELNEEGLLLLTINAIVAVSGIVLITVLLSLVLLRSLKPLHALQQHMEIIGSGDFSHHLPPSAFDSQNEVDKITTSVSTMSSELRQLISALQTSVQSIEQQASKAQRIAKQNGEEAQALMQQTDQIATAIEEMSTSIRDVANHAQEGANQNQQVDIAAKEGQQQQTRLVQDLLKLSQQLNNSHQAVDKVSQESEAISKVTEVINSIAEQTNLLALNAAIEAARAGEQGRGFAVVADEVRTLAKRTQTSILEIGQTIDKLQTQVKTTTSQMAQSHQLGIASANQGEETGHQLEEINRRIAELAISSRNIASATEQQSSVAQEITHNLHQISELANEGEHRAAETVNSANELSSLAIALKQQISQFKA, from the coding sequence ATGAACTATAAAAATTGGCCTATTGCAAAACAAATCGGTACCCTCGCGTTTGTCCTCACCCTGATTGTTTTCTGCATACTTGGTACCCTCTCCTATAAATCCGCTTCAAATGTACTCGAAGATAAAGGCATCAGTGCCATGAAAGCGGAGATGCACGCAGTATCCGATATGCTTGAGTTGCAATACGATAGCTTGTTGCAATTAGCGAGACGCAATGCAGATGTGTTTAAAGGAATGTATCCAGGCCAATTTAGTCTCTTAGATAAAAAGGTCGATATACTCGGGGTGAACACTCCTGCGCTAATGCATGAAACGGAGCAGCTTAACGCCTCAAAGAGTAAAGTCGACCGTTTTGCTAACCTCACGGGCGGTACCGCTACCGTATTTGCTCTGGCAGGGGATGACTTTGTCCGCATTGCAACCTCCGTTAAAAAAGCCGATGGCAGCCGCGCCTTAGGCACCTTTTTAGGAAAAAACCATCCAGGTTATCCCACCTTGATGAAAGGGGAGATTTATGAAGGATACGCCAAACTTTTTGGTAAGGACTATATGACGGTCTACCGCCCCATTAAGGATATGCAAGGACAAGTCATTGGGATCTTATTTATCGGTTTTGAAATAACCCAATCCTTAAAACAATTACAAGAAGCGGTAAATAAAATCACGCTAGAAGAAAGCGGCCATTTTCTGTTAATGCGTAAAGCTGACAATGTGCTCGTCGCGCATCCCAAATTCAATACTGGCGAACCAGTAACAGAGTCAATGCTTGATGGCCTAACCCTCAGCCAAGCCACACAAAACCAAGCCGAATGGCGCTATGCCAACAGTAAAAACCAACCAATGTTTGCCTACAGCCAAAATGTTAACGGCTGGAACTGGATGCTGATTGGGCAAGTTAACGCCAATGAATTAAATGAAGAAGGCCTGCTGTTATTAACCATCAATGCCATAGTAGCCGTATCAGGCATAGTGTTAATTACAGTGCTGCTGTCCTTGGTGCTACTGCGCTCACTTAAGCCTTTACACGCACTACAACAGCACATGGAAATCATTGGTTCAGGGGACTTTAGCCATCATCTACCACCATCGGCTTTTGATAGTCAAAATGAAGTCGATAAAATCACCACCAGCGTCTCCACAATGTCATCGGAATTACGGCAATTAATCAGTGCTCTGCAAACATCAGTGCAGAGTATTGAGCAGCAAGCGTCAAAAGCGCAGCGAATTGCCAAACAAAATGGCGAAGAAGCTCAAGCGCTAATGCAACAAACAGATCAAATTGCGACGGCAATCGAAGAAATGTCAACGTCAATCCGCGATGTCGCAAATCATGCTCAAGAGGGTGCCAATCAGAACCAGCAGGTCGACATCGCCGCTAAAGAAGGTCAACAGCAACAAACTCGGTTGGTACAAGACTTACTGAAACTAAGCCAACAACTCAACAATAGCCATCAAGCCGTTGATAAAGTCAGTCAAGAAAGTGAAGCAATCAGTAAAGTCACGGAAGTGATCAACAGTATTGCTGAGCAAACTAACTTACTTGCCCTCAATGCGGCCATTGAAGCAGCCCGAGCGGGTGAACAAGGGCGAGGTTTTGCCGTAGTCGCCGATGAAGTTCGCACCTTGGCTAAACGGACCCAAACATCGATTCTAGAAATCGGTCAAACCATTGATAAACTGCAAACCCAAGTCAAAACCACAACGAGTCAAATGGCGCAAAGCCATCAGCTCGGTATCGCCTCAGCAAATCAAGGGGAAGAAACCGGTCATCAACTTGAGGAAATTAATCGCAGAATCGCTGAGCTTGCCATCAGCTCACGTAATATTGCCTCAGCAACCGAGCAACAAAGCAGCGTCGCCCAAGAGATCACCCACAATCTGCATCAAATCAGCGAGCTGGCCAATGAAGGAGAGCACAGAGCCGCCGAGACAGTCAATTCAGCGAATGAGTTATCTTCCCTCGCCATTGCGCTTAAGCAGCAAATTAGTCAATTTAAGGCCTAA
- the cydX gene encoding cytochrome bd-I oxidase subunit CydX — protein MWYFTWILGVLLACAFGVINALWLENTENMDRSSDDPE, from the coding sequence ATGTGGTATTTCACGTGGATATTAGGGGTTTTGTTAGCCTGTGCCTTTGGTGTTATCAACGCGCTTTGGCTTGAAAACACTGAGAACATGGACCGCTCAAGCGATGACCCAGAGTAA